In Nitrososphaerales archaeon, the genomic stretch TACACTGCCAGCGTCTTCCTGACAACAACATCGGGCATAGTCGTTTCCACGACTTCCACAGTTTCGTCCTTCTCTGTCTAGGGCGGCTACCAAGATGAAAGCACTCACAGCGATTGCATCGGGAATGCTTCTGGCGTTCCTCGTCCTATCGCCACTCGCAGCTGCGGCAGCGGCCGACGCGGTGACTGTCTCTGTCTCCCCGAGCACGGTGACGACAACGTTCACCGTCTCTGGTAGCGTGACAGCAGCGTCCGGCAGCGTGACCGGCTCTGCGGTGTTCATCAAAGTCGCCAACCCGAGCGGCAGCACCGTAGCCGTGGGCAACGCCCCGGTAAGCGGTTCTGGCGCCACGGGCACCTATTCACAGACGCTGACGTCTGGAGGCAGCACCTCGTGGACCCCCGGCACATACACTGTGACCGCGACCTACGGGACGACCTCCGGAACGCCGGCATCAGCGACAGCGACATTCACCTACAGCACGGGCGGCGTAACTACCGGTGGAATCTCCACTGCGCAGTTCAACCAGATCATGGGCAACCTCAGCGCGTTGACCGCAAAGATCAACGCCCTATCAGCGGCGCTCTCCGGTCTGTCGACCTCGGCGACCAACATCCAAGGCTCCTTAACGAGCCTTAGTAACCAGCTCAGCAGTGTCAACACTGCTGTCCAGTCGGCCGCCGGCCAGGCAGCCACCGCGGCGTCAGAAGCCAGCTCAGCAGCAGGCAGCGTCTCGAGCACTCAAACGTACGTGCTCGTAGTCGCAGTCATCGCAGCCATCACCTTAGTCCTAGAACTAGCAATATTGGTAAGAAAGCTGTCGTAAAAGGCAGCTTTCTCCCTTTTTCTTTTTTCTTTGCGATAACGAGACGATACTCCGCACGTACGTTCATTCATTCATTCTGCGCTAGCAAAGCGCTAGCTATACTCTGATCCTTCCGTCCTGATTGGACGGATGGTCCGCATCGACTTTGGACGCGGTCTCTTCTTCTCGAGATACGCGCCCTACCATCACTTCATCTGCGGACCCTACGTGCCCGGACCTCAGGCCTCGTGACAGGATGTTTTTGGCTGCGTTGAGGTCCCTGTCGATGACCAATCCGCAGGCCGCGCAGGTCAGGATCGGATGCTCCGCGGGAGGCTCCCTCATTGCACCGCCGCACTTGGAACATGTCGAGGAAGTGCCCTGCGGTTCGACGTAGACTACCGGAAGCCCTTCCCATCTGGCCTTGTATTCTATCTGTCGCTGGAGCTCTGCGAACGGCCACGAGTTCATCTTAGATAGGTAGAAGGCGGATGACTTGCTCTCTCTGCGGTACATCTGGCGTATCCCCTTCAGGTTCTCCATCACGACCGCCTGCTTCAGGGATGCGGCTCGGTAGACAATCGTGGAAGACACGTTGTGTAGCACCCATCCCTTCTTCCCATGCCCGATCGCCGAGTACTTTCTGAATAGGTCCCGCTTGATCCTGATGTCGTTTCTCCTGAACCGGCTCTTGATGCGCCTGTATCGCTCATGTATCTGTGTGATGACAGCCAGGTCGTATACTTCCGTCCTACCCTCGGTGTCGAAGGATGTTACGTTCTCTGGGTTAATGTCGAACGCGACCACTCCTTCCAACTTCACTTCTGTGACCTCTTTGCGGTAGATGACACCGAGAGCCTGCGGCGTTGCCGTGACAGAGTTCACCTCCACACCTTGCTTCGAAAGCACGGCCATTGTGTGCTGGTTCAGTTTCACCCTGAGGCCCCCGGGCAGTTCGAGCCAGTCGCCGGAGACACGAACCCCTACGGATGCAGAGATGAAGAGGTTCCTGCAGTATGGTCTGACCGTGTTGTGACGTTCGGATTCCGTCCTGTACTTCTTTATCAGATTCGATGCTTCAAACATTGCAGAGAAGCGGTAGCTGTCTTCAATCGGATAGGCGAGCGTCCTTTCGTAGCAGAGAGGCTTGATCGCACTGTAGGACGGCTCTTCGCAATCGAAACCTAACCTGACGCAGTCGTTGACCATAAGCTGGAAGGTTCGCATCTTCTCGACAAGTGCTGGGCCAGGTTCGAAACGCTGCTTGACCGACCTGTAAAGAAACAAGACAGCGTCAATTCAGGAACATGATTTAGGCTCCCACCTTTCCGAGGTGGAGCTTAATAGTCGTGGATGCTTCTCCTTCGACTGTGAAGATGGCTGCTGCGGCACCCAGCTGGTTCGAGAGGCTACTACTGCCAGAGCTGAACGCTCTGAAGGGAGAGATCAAGGCGATAGACGGCAGGATCGACGGTCTCGAAGGGAAGATGGTTGGGGAGTTCGGAGGCGTCCGCTCCGAAATCAAGCGGCTCGACGAGAAGATTGACGGGTGGGGCATGCGCCTAATTGAGAAGATAGATGGATTCGACAAACGACTCGACGTCGTGCAGCGGCTGGCTGTCCTGGAAGCTAAGCTAAGGGAATACGAGAACAAAGGCAGCGGCAGCAATCGGTAGCCATCGGTTTCTCCGTGAATGCCTGTTTCAGGCGGGCGCTATTGATGCCTTGAGCCTTCAGTCCGGTCCCTTGAGAGCCGGCAGCGAGAGATTCACCGCCCAAACCGCGCCGCGGTGCTATCAGCTTAGTGTCGCTGGTGGGCTTTAATAGCGTCTGCAGAATTCTGGTCGATTGTGGAGATGGGCACCTTCACAGTGAGGACGATGGTCTCGAAGGCCGGCCCCTCTTCGCCGTCCAAGAGCGTGGACCTCGTTGCCGACACGGGCGCCACCTTCACCACCCTCCCCTCGTCCCTACTCAGGGAGTTGATGGTGGACGTAGAGAGGACTCTCAGGTTCGCCCTCCCCGGCGGCTCGACAGTCGAGCGGGGTGCGGGCCACATCAGGATCATTCTGGGGGGAGGGTACGCACTCCCGTCGACCACAGTAGTCTTCGGCGACGAAGGCGTCTTCTTGTTGGGGGCGGTAACCTTGGAAGACCTCTCCTTGGCCGTTGACCCGACCAACAGGCGGCTGGTCCCGGTCGAGGGCCGCCTCCTGGCCTTGTGCGCGCGCTGAAACTTGGGGGTTAAATCACCCGACCGCATCTCGTGCGTTGAAAACGGGAAGGAGGGGCCTCAGCGCCGTCTTCGGTTTCCTTGTCATTTTCATGCTCCTCATGGCGGGCTTGGCAGCAATCTCCACTGAGCTCAACGCCCAGAACTCGGTTTGGAGCTCGCAGGAGCGTGCTAGGCAGGTCGAGAACACGAGGCAGCTCGAGCACCTGACGCTCTCGCTGAACGGCTCTTTCCTGGTCGTTAGGAACGACGGCCTAGTGCAGTCCCAGCTTCAGTACCTCGTACGGGAGGCAAACCAGAGCATGACCGATACTAAGGTCCAAAGCCTACTTCAGACGGGGTCCACGTCTGCCATACCGATTGCCTCGCAGGCGTCGGGTTACGCTGTCATCACCCAGCTTGGCAACGTCTTCTGGCTCCAAGATCCTTCCCAGATGTTGAGTACCTCCGTTCCAGTCACTTTCGACGCGTCAGGTCTTCCGCCATCCTTCAACACCAGCGCCGTCCTCACCGTAGACGGGCAACCTGTCACCTATTCCCAGTTGCCGAAGACATTCGAGTGGCAGGGAGGAAGCACTCACAGCTTCTCCTACGCTGCAGGCTTCAGTGTCGGACCCTCGGAGAGGCTAGGCTGGGCCTACTCGAGAGGGGCGAGCACCCTTAGGCAAGGGACGCTGGTGGCCAGCCAGCCCGAGAGCGTAGTCTCCCAGTACGCCGACCAGTACCTGCTGGCCGTGGTTGGCGGCGGAGCGATAGGGTACTTGGGGTCGCCTGGCAACGACGGTTGGTACCCTGCTGGAAGCACCGCCCAAGTCTCGACCTCCTATTCGTGGAACCTGACCTCTGGCCAGTCCAGGCAGAACCTCGTCTCCTGGGACGTCGACGGGAGCTCCGTCGTGGCTGTGGCCCGCTCGGGCGAGGGCACCTTCGTCACCTCTGGAATCGTCATGGATGCACCACACACTCAATACCTCAACTCTGTGACGCAGTATCGTGTTTACACCAACACGAGCGTCCCCGCGGCAGGGGCCCTCCCTTCCCTCTCCCTCGGCTACGCGTATCAGGGTCTAGCATCCTCCTCATGGTCCTGCTCGGCCTTCTCCCTCTCCGGCTACCCAGGCGGAACTGCTACCCAAGGCCTGTGCCCTGAGCCGTCATCGTCGCAGGACGTCACCTCTGTTGCATGGAGCGTCGCCGTGTCGTCGTCAGGCACACTTGGAGACACGTTGAGCTTTTACGTGGCTGTGAACGGCTGCTACTCTCAGTCCTACGACGCGACCGCTGGGTCCAGCGGGTCGTTCTCCGGCTGCATGCCTGTCACAGGCGCCTCGATAGTCCTCCAGTGGAGGGTGTCGCCTGGGTGCTGGAGCAAGAGGATCCAGGACTACATCTACTGCGGCACCACGTTCTCCGTCGCGAGTTCTGGAACCTACACCTACGTGTCCAGCGTCAGCGGAAGTACGCAGACGGCGGCGGCTTCGTTCTCCTCATCGGGCGCGTCTGTCGAATACAACTATGCCTTCGAGTACTCCTTCCCGCCTGGGTCAGTATCCACCTCGCTGGCGCTCACATTTCCTGCCTCGGAGGTGCTCGGCTCTGTGACTTCGCCGTGCGGCACGTGGACGGCATCAGCGAACACGATTACCATCGCAAACGCCTGCTCCAGCCAGTCCCTCCTCTCCACGTCAGCCACCGGCTCCTACTCGGTCAGTCTGGGCGCCTCGCCCACGTCGGACGGCTGGTACGACGCGGGTACCAGTCATACCATCTCCGCTACATCCTCCGGGCCGTTCGTCTTCTTCGGATGGGGCGTGTCAACCCCCGGCCTGCAGGTCGCATCAGGCACTGCGCAGTCCACGGCCGTCGTTGTTGGCTCCGCAGGCACCATCACAGCTGTCTTCAACGTCGTGGAGTGAATGTCGACTTCACCCGTCTCTCCCGCCTAACGCTAATAGAGTGTCCCGACATAGGCCAAGTCCGCATCGCAGCGGTCGTCTCAACTTGAAAACCATAGCTCTACTTTGGGGTCCGTTCGGGCATCGTCTAGACGAACTCTCGGCCGCCGTGGGCGGCAAGCGTATCAGCATCACCCTCCTGTACGGCCCCAGGTACTTCGCGCCCATACGCTATTTAGCACTCTTCATCATGACCCTCATCCTTCTGCTAGCGGAGAGCCCTGACGTCGTCTACGCCCAGAACCCTCCTGTCTTCTGCCCCCTGACCTCGCTTCTGTATTGCAGGGTGGCAGGAAAGCGCTTGGTCGTCGACCACCACTCCGTCTGGAGGGTCAAGACGATAGGCGGACCAGTCGGAAGGGCAATCGGCTACCTCGAATCGGTCGTCGCGAGGTCTGCAGATGCGAACACTGCGCCACACGGCGTGTGGGCCAGAGAGCTATCAGCGATGGGGGCAAGGAGTGTTCTCGTCGTCCACGACCACGTCGAGCGGAACCCGTACGGGCGCGACGAGAGACTCAGACGAGGATACGCCCAGACGCCGCTGATTGCGGTAGCCTCGCACGGCGGGCATCCGCTCGAACGGATGGAGGCAGAGATCTCGGCCGCCTCCCGGTTCGAGACGCTGACCCTGCTCGTGACGGGCCCTGCCAACAAGCTCGCCGGAAGGCTCGAGAAGCTTCCGCCCAACATCAGGTACCTCGGGATGCTCCCGATGGACGACTACCTGCGCCTGAAGGCCTCTTGCGACTTCGCTCTCAACATCACAGACGAGCCCTTCACCCTCTCACACGTGCTCTTCGAGTACGCGGCGAGCGCCCTCCCCGTTGTCTCTAACAGGCAGGCGGTAGTCGAGGAGGTATTCGGAGATTCGCTCGCCTACGTAAATTCCTCCGACGTGACTTCAGTTTCGGCGGGAATCAGGCTGCTCGCAGGCGACCCGGCCAAGCTGGTCACGTACAGGTCGGGCATGGCGCGCATGTTCGACAAGCTCGCAGCCACACGGTCGAGGGAGGTGGCGGCCCTGAAAGACCTTATATCGACTGGGCGTTCCGCCCAGGCGAAGGCGCCGGCTTGAAAGCCATCATCCTGAGCGGCGGGCAGGGGCTTCGGATGCGCCCCCTGACTGACGACCGCCCGAAGCCGCTTGTCCAGATAAACGGCAGGCCAATCGCCGAACATCAGATCGACTGGCTGACGAAGGACGGAATCGTCGACGGTGTCATTTTCGCGTGCGGTTACAAGTGGGAGAGGCTCAAGGAGCACTTCGGCTCGAGCTACAGTGGGATTAAGGTCGAATACAGCGTGGAGGAAGAAACGCTAGGCACTGGTGGCGCGATCAAGAGAGCCCTCTCTTTGTGCGTCGGTGAAGAGGAGTGCGTAGTCCTCAACGGAGACATAGTTACAGATCTTCCCTTGAGGAGGATAGTCGACGCACACCACAGTGCATCGGAGGTGCCCGCGACGATGCTTGTGGTCCCTTACCGTTCCCGCTTCGGGGTAGTCAAGATAGACAAGTTGAGAATGGTTCGGGGTTTCGATGAGAAACCTGCTTTTCCCGATGTCTGGATCAATGGGGGTGTCTATGTGCTGAACCCGAGGAAGATGCTCAAGTACCTCCCTGACAAGGGGGACATAGAAAGGGAAACATTTCCAAAGCTGGTCGAGCATGGTGAGCTCCTCTCCTATCCGTACTACGGAGATTGGTTGTTCCTCGACTCTGCGAAGGACCTAAAGGCGCTTGAGGAAACGATGAGGCAGCCGGTTTCGAGCTCTCTCGCGGGCGAGGGGAACGGCTGAAGAATCCATTCTTCAATGACCGAGAAGCGCGATTACCAAAACTATGCGGGAAAGCCCACGGCTTCAGTCGCGGGAGGATGTCACTACGGCGACTGGTGGTACGTCGACTCTTTGAAGGACCTAAAGGAACTCGAGAACGAGCTGAAAGTCCGCTAGAGCAACTCAAAATCTTTTAACGATGCACCCTTCGGCCCCCCTCGCGAACCCCTCCATTGATTTTTGACGGCGTCGCCCGTTTCATAGTGAAGCACCACAAGGTTGTAGTGGTCGCGTGGCTTGTCGCCCTGGTCGTCTGCGTCCCGCTCTTCTCAAGGGCGTCCGGGGTCGTGTCGAGCAAGTCCAGCCTCGGTAGCGCGACTGGAGAGTCGGCCGCAGCCCAGAACATCATCAACTCCAAGTTCGGGTCTGCTTCGGGAGCATCTCTCTTCCTTGTCATCAGCGCCGCGAACGTCACTACGCCAGCGGTTCACAGCTTCGTAGACGCATTCTCCAATGCCTCCCTCGGCGACCCCGCGCTCTCCAACCTGACCAGCGTCAGCACGGTCTACCATTCGGTGTCCAACGTCGTAAGCGGGGCGGTCGGCGCCGAGAGGTCCTTCGGGAGCGGAGCGTCATCGCTCACCCAGCTGTTCTACGGCGTCCCAGTCGCATTCGTGAATGTCTGGAACCAGAGCTTCGCCTTGGACCCTACTAGGATCAGCCAGGCCGAGGCAGCCACCTCCGCTTTGCTCGCATCTTCAGTGAAGAACCAGACGGAGCTCTTCGCCGCCCAGCAGTACCTTCAGGAGTTCGCGCTGACTCTCACAACGAGCTACAAGATAGCCCCGCAGCTCCCGATGGAGCTGAGGATTAGGGCTTCGGCCAACGCCACCGCGACCCTGTTCATCAGCAGCGCCCTACCTGCCTCCCAGCGGACGTTCGCGTCCGACGTGCTGCGGGGTTTCAGCCTATCGAACTACACGGCTCCCTCGGCCATGGAGGCCTTCGTCGTCCATGAGACAGCGAAGCTGACTCTCTACACCCCGACCTTCGCGGGAAGCGTCTACCCCATCGCGTTCAACAACGCAAACGAGTCAGCCATCATTTCATCGATAATCGCAAACCCGTCCAGCTATCACATCCCTCCGGTCTACCGGAATTCCGTCTCCGGCTATGTCAGCCCGGACCACAAGCTACAGCTGGTCGTTCTGAACTTCAAGGAAGCCACTAACGGCGATGTCACTGCCCTGCGGAGCCTGGTAAAGTCCGAGGTGCCCAAGTTCGGCTTGGACGGAGCCGTCGCAGTCACTGGCGGGCAGGCTCTCAGCAACGACTTCACCCAGTCCAGCCTTGGGGACGTCAGCGTCATACTACCGATTGCAATTATCATCCTGATTGCAGCCACGGGTATCTTCTTCAGGTCGGCGGTAACGCCCGGCGTCTCACTCCTCGCGATAGGCGTCGCCCTGGGGATAGCCGACTCTTCGATCATCTACCTCATCGGAACCTACGTGGTAAGCATCGACGCCAACGTGCCCAGCATACTCCTGACCGTCATCATCGGCGTGGGGACGGACTACTCCGTCTTCCTCCTCGCGAGGTACAGAGAGGAGAGGGTCAAGGGGCGCGACAAGCTGGAAGCCGTGGCTAGCTCTGTGACGTGGGCGGGCGAGAGCATAGCCACCAGCGGCCTTACTGTGATAATCTCATTCCTCTTCCTCGGAGTGGTCGTATCGGTTGACCTCCTGCGCGGCATCGGGCTTGTCGTCGGCGCCGGTGTGCTCGTAGCACTCGTCGGCTCGTTGACTCTCGTCCCCTCCCTCATGATGTCGATCCCTGACGCCGTCTTCTGGCCGAACGCGGGGAAGAGGTTCGCCAGGTACGCCGAGTCTGTGGAGAGGTCGATTGAAAGGAAGACGGGGTACTTCTCGAGGTCGGCAGGGTTCTCCATCAAGCACGCCAAGGTAGTCGTCATCCTTGCGCTCGTCGCGACGGGCCCGGCCCTCTATGTCTGGTACCACTCGCCCGTCGGCTACGACCTGCTATCTGCAGCCCCGAAGGACCTGGAGAGCGTCTCGTCGTTCAACAGCATAAGCGACAGCTTCGGCGCGGGAAAGCTCTTCCCGACCTACGTTGTGATGGTGTTCAAGTCGCCTCTGTGGAACGGCTCGGGGTACAACACCAACGAGATGAGGACAGTAGACTCGTTGACTAATCTCACTCTGACCGTCAGCAACGTGAAGTCGGTGACCGGGCCCACGAGGCCGGCCGCGGAGCGGGTTGACTTTTACCACCTGGGCTCAGACCCGAGGTCGAAGCTCCTTGAGGGCTCAATCAACGGCATGATCAGCAAGGACGGCCTCGACGCACTCCTCAACATCAACCTCGTCGCCTCGCCGCAGAACTCGACATCCCTGGACACGGTCCAGCAGCTCCGGACAATGTATCAGTCGGCAGTCACGAATTCGTCCGGGTCCCTCTCTGCGGTTTACGTGGGCGGGTCGGCAGGCAGCACCTTGGATTCGAGGAACAGCGTGAACTCCCAGTTCGACCAGGTGATAGTCTATGTCATGCTCGGAGTTGCAGCCGTCCTCCTCTTGGT encodes the following:
- a CDS encoding MMPL family transporter, which gives rise to MIFDGVARFIVKHHKVVVVAWLVALVVCVPLFSRASGVVSSKSSLGSATGESAAAQNIINSKFGSASGASLFLVISAANVTTPAVHSFVDAFSNASLGDPALSNLTSVSTVYHSVSNVVSGAVGAERSFGSGASSLTQLFYGVPVAFVNVWNQSFALDPTRISQAEAATSALLASSVKNQTELFAAQQYLQEFALTLTTSYKIAPQLPMELRIRASANATATLFISSALPASQRTFASDVLRGFSLSNYTAPSAMEAFVVHETAKLTLYTPTFAGSVYPIAFNNANESAIISSIIANPSSYHIPPVYRNSVSGYVSPDHKLQLVVLNFKEATNGDVTALRSLVKSEVPKFGLDGAVAVTGGQALSNDFTQSSLGDVSVILPIAIIILIAATGIFFRSAVTPGVSLLAIGVALGIADSSIIYLIGTYVVSIDANVPSILLTVIIGVGTDYSVFLLARYREERVKGRDKLEAVASSVTWAGESIATSGLTVIISFLFLGVVVSVDLLRGIGLVVGAGVLVALVGSLTLVPSLMMSIPDAVFWPNAGKRFARYAESVERSIERKTGYFSRSAGFSIKHAKVVVILALVATGPALYVWYHSPVGYDLLSAAPKDLESVSSFNSISDSFGAGKLFPTYVVMVFKSPLWNGSGYNTNEMRTVDSLTNLTLTVSNVKSVTGPTRPAAERVDFYHLGSDPRSKLLEGSINGMISKDGLDALLNINLVASPQNSTSLDTVQQLRTMYQSAVTNSSGSLSAVYVGGSAGSTLDSRNSVNSQFDQVIVYVMLGVAAVLLLVLGSLFLPLFAIASIVMSIAWTLAATAIVFQHFYNFPLLFITPLTLFVLLLGLGMDYNVFILTRIREEASKGAPLKEAITTAIERTGGIITAAALILAGSLGALMLSSNLLLKEFGFAFFYSILIDALITRTYIVPSVMSLMGRWNWYAPGKLQRVRMANAEKRS
- a CDS encoding nucleotidyltransferase family protein; amino-acid sequence: MKAIILSGGQGLRMRPLTDDRPKPLVQINGRPIAEHQIDWLTKDGIVDGVIFACGYKWERLKEHFGSSYSGIKVEYSVEEETLGTGGAIKRALSLCVGEEECVVLNGDIVTDLPLRRIVDAHHSASEVPATMLVVPYRSRFGVVKIDKLRMVRGFDEKPAFPDVWINGGVYVLNPRKMLKYLPDKGDIERETFPKLVEHGELLSYPYYGDWLFLDSAKDLKALEETMRQPVSSSLAGEGNG
- a CDS encoding glycosyltransferase, which encodes MKTIALLWGPFGHRLDELSAAVGGKRISITLLYGPRYFAPIRYLALFIMTLILLLAESPDVVYAQNPPVFCPLTSLLYCRVAGKRLVVDHHSVWRVKTIGGPVGRAIGYLESVVARSADANTAPHGVWARELSAMGARSVLVVHDHVERNPYGRDERLRRGYAQTPLIAVASHGGHPLERMEAEISAASRFETLTLLVTGPANKLAGRLEKLPPNIRYLGMLPMDDYLRLKASCDFALNITDEPFTLSHVLFEYAASALPVVSNRQAVVEEVFGDSLAYVNSSDVTSVSAGIRLLAGDPAKLVTYRSGMARMFDKLAATRSREVAALKDLISTGRSAQAKAPA
- a CDS encoding transposase, giving the protein MFLYRSVKQRFEPGPALVEKMRTFQLMVNDCVRLGFDCEEPSYSAIKPLCYERTLAYPIEDSYRFSAMFEASNLIKKYRTESERHNTVRPYCRNLFISASVGVRVSGDWLELPGGLRVKLNQHTMAVLSKQGVEVNSVTATPQALGVIYRKEVTEVKLEGVVAFDINPENVTSFDTEGRTEVYDLAVITQIHERYRRIKSRFRRNDIRIKRDLFRKYSAIGHGKKGWVLHNVSSTIVYRAASLKQAVVMENLKGIRQMYRRESKSSAFYLSKMNSWPFAELQRQIEYKARWEGLPVVYVEPQGTSSTCSKCGGAMREPPAEHPILTCAACGLVIDRDLNAAKNILSRGLRSGHVGSADEVMVGRVSREEETASKVDADHPSNQDGRIRV